TCCGCTGCGCTGTCTGTGGCTGAGAATAGGAGCCCGCAAAaaccgcgccgcgctcctcgtctcgctctctcgggAAGGCAGGGCAACTCTCGCCACCGAAGCGCGACTCCGAGAAGCTTTTTTCGGGGAAAGCAGGATAGGCGggccgcgaggccttcggGACCGCGAGCCCAGGGAGCGTCCGCAGCAGGGTTTGCTTCCTTCCCCCAGCGTCTTCCCACGAGGATCTCTCtgaccccccccccgccggaCGCGGAAGCTCAGTCgagccctccgcggcggagagtaGACGCGAACCCTGTCTCTCGGTCGCAGCCCCCTCGTcccagcctcgcgcgtcgtggGTGCCTCTCTCGAACGACGTcaaagagagacgcgagtgccgcgcgctgtcgtctgcctcttctctcgcgccgcgtccctcgGCGGTCCCACgatccgcgccgcgcgagaaagccaggcgagaaggaggcctCTCCGTGCGGGGGTTCAGCgaggctgcgacgccgcccgaCGTCAGATGTCGAGACCGAGCTgcggaagaggccgcggacggcagcccggcgagcgcctctaggcggtcgtctctctccgcagctTTGGGAGCGGCGGAGTGAAGCGAGGGAAGCACACGGTGGAAGGACGCCTCGCGGGAAAGCGCCCGCGAgtcgcttctctccgctgccgaGAGGACGGGCGAGAAGTCCCCGAGCCTGCGacctccggcggcgctgcgcagcgacgccgcgcctaTCTCCCTGCGAGGAGAGGACAGAcgggcgctcgccagccggCACCCCGAGGGAAAAGTCGTCATGGGTCTCcgggcgtctgcagcgactAGCTGGGTTTCGCGCGGCTGGGTCTCTCTCCTGCCGCGCATCGGGTCGCCgtttcggcgcgcgcctgtctcgtGAAAGgatctcgctcgctgcgcgtccGTCGCGGACGTCTGGTGCGTGCCAAGGTCAAAGTACCTGTCGAAAACGACAAAATTGTTTGCCTGCGGCACGTAGTTCCTCAGCCCGTAGTGTTTGTCGAGGAACGCAAAAAGCTTGGGCGACGGGCGATCGTACGccagggcggccgcggcgagcctctCGTTGGCGAGCATGCAGGCAAACaacgcgccgccgtggcCTTCGCGCTGGCAACTCTCCACGACGTAAAAATCTGAAAATCTCACGACACGACAGGATACAAGACGCTCAGGCTGCCAGGGAGGACGGCAACGCTTTATAGCGGAAAAAAAGTCGACAGGGGGAGGAGAAAGTGCCCCTAGAACGGAAGATGAACGCGAGAGGCTGAAGCAGGGAGGGAGATGGGGCGAGTATCCAAGGACTGCAGCCAAGCCAATCCTGCGATTCCTTGCTGTTGCGCCAGCGGGACGCGTCATACCTCCTCGAATACACACCACTGGTGGAATCTATCCaatctgcagcagcgtggGCACGCCGCTTGCACTTATCCTATGTGAAGCGCCTTCGATATCTCAGGGTCGCTCTACAGAGGGCGCAGACAATTTCACTGGCGTTGCTTCGATGTCCATTTCTGCCCCCGATAGAGGAATTCGATAGTCCATTCATTTGTCTGCGCATTGCCATCAGTCTTGCCTCGGAGCGGCGTATCTCCTGACGAGCGAaagcgcctctgctgcgcgcggcaggcacgTGCTGAAGCGCGCCGGAAGCTTTTTTATCTGGTTCCTTACCGAGGAGAGACACGGGATTGATTTTTTCCATGCCGGTCGCAGTTCCGACCCAGAGCGTCTTTTTTCCAACTTTCAGAAATCCGcagaggcgtccgcggctgaggcgcacGTACAGCCGGACGAacccctcgccgtcgtcgattcctcggcctccggtccgcgcgcctcgggcctgcagctgctcaaTCTTGGCAAGCGACGTCATCGCATGGCGAATCCCctgggctgcggcggactTTTCCCCCAAAATGTCTACGCAGTCGAACAAAAACGCAAGCAAATCGAAGCTATGGCTGCCCGTCTGTACCCAGACGCCGCCcttcccgccgcgcccgtcgtcgccggaATCCGCGGCGGATGAAGTCGCAGAGAAAAACTccacgaaggcgaaggcccgcgggCAGCTGGCGCTCTGTGAGGATCCACGACCGCCGCCAGGCTGCGTGGTCcccgcagagggcggaagCGAGGACGCGTCGCGGTTTCGCCGGTGTGtctccgcgaggagagcgtggctaggaggccgcgcggaggcagagagggacAGACCCCCCTGGGATttccgcagcttcgccgcgtgcgcgccgatCTGCAGAAGCAGACCGCCATCCAAGACAAATGTGGCGGCACACAAGTCCAGAGAGAACTTCTGCAAAGGCTCACAGGCCAaacgagacgcagaagaggcctcACTGTCGCCTGCAGACCGAGACGGTCGAGCgaggcagggcggcgcgcagggccgGCCGTGGAGGAACTCGAAGGGGACTTCCATATTTCGCAAAATTCGTAAAGAAATAAGGCAGCAACGCCTCGCTGACACTCTCAGCGACCTGTTCCTAGCAAGAGGCCGCTCTCTTGCGAAGCATCAACGACGCCATACTTCACTCTGCCACAGCACTCCGTTTGCTTCACAAAAAAACTCGCGACAGAATGCAGTCAAGACGGTGCAGAGACTCTATTTAATGAAACAATTTCTTTAGTAACTAAACGTTTCAGTACTCGTTTCATAGAAATAGGATTATATTGACCTTCTCCACGCGAGACGGGAGAGGGCGCTTCGTTAGTCTCCAGAAAAGAGGCCGTGCAGATGCCGGGAAAGACAGAATCAGGCGAGGGGGCAGCTGCAGGTCCATAGCGCCGAGACTGCAGCAAGGCGCATTAacaagaagcgagagagaggttGCAGAGTCGGTGAGAAAAAGGCTCAAGCAAAGAAGAGATCACGCCGAAACACAAGACCGGAAGAAAGAGGAACGCGGAAAAGGGCAGACGTCGGCGCCGAGCTACTCCACACAAAGAATCGGAATGTGACTGGCGGTACTGCAAAACGAATATCGATTGTGACTGCCTTTTAGTCAAATGCGAGGAAGCAGGTCCAATATCCTTCTTTGTGGTCCTCTCTAGTAGTTTCCACGAAGCAAGAGTGCCCCGATGGAGCTCGTCAAGACTCGCCCTTTCTCagggtcgccgccgcggctgcaaaCGCAAGGCACGTGAACGTTGCGCTGAACCTGCAATGcagagcgcagcgacgcgaatGTGAGCGATAAGAGTAAATGTGAGTTTCCGATTTGTCCTTTCGGTGGCGGCGGAACCGAGAAAAAGGATGCGGAGGAAGCCGGTGAGCTTGAGGCCTGAGACGCCCTGGCGGTTTCTACCGCCTGACCGGCTGCTgtcgcgcagacgaggaagaagcttAGAAAAGTTGGATCTAGGAGGGCAGGAAAGCTGGAAACCTCAAGAAGAAAACCGGAAATCGGCAAGCTCGGTCAGCAAAGACGTGCGAGTCGACTGGCCAAGCCCCGCGCCTCAGAGTCTGCGAAAAGTCCGCGCTTGTCTTGTCATAGAGAAGACACCGCCCTACGCTCACGCTGCAAGAAAGCCTGCGGACAGGCGGCTAGCATGCGAGTTGCGGAACTCTGTTATGCGGTGAAGGAATCTGTCCTTTCTGCAGATTTTTTCGAGACAAGGACGTCAGCCAAGCCTCTTTCTCTGGAGAAGAATCCAATAGGGCTGGCGAGCCACCAAAGCCATGAGAGACATTCGACACGGGGCGAAACGCTGCAAAGCGGAGCCGCGAGCAAAgtcgggtgtacgtacacagGAGTCCGCGTTGTTCGCGCAGTCGCTACGCAGAGAATCGAGTCTGTTTCGGGTCAGGCGTCCGGAAAAAGGCAAGAAATCCGGGTACTGCCCTCTGCGGCTACAGGCCGGTTCAGGGATGCCGCAAAGAAGCTTGCAAGAGCGAttgctgcgcgtctgcctgaggggcgacgcgcgggtgCGTACGGGGAGGGCGCATCTGCGAGACTTCGGATGCCATCTGTGCGATTTCCTGGGCTGTCGGAAGGCATTTCTTCTCTCATGAGCGTTCTGTGTTAGTTTTGCAGTGCTGAGTTTccggcagcgcagcgacCGGGATTCTGGGGGCAGCCGGGAGCCTCGAACCCGCGGCGGAAAAGTCA
This DNA window, taken from Besnoitia besnoiti strain Bb-Ger1 chromosome III, whole genome shotgun sequence, encodes the following:
- a CDS encoding putative alpha-tubulin N-acetyltransferase (encoded by transcript BESB_044250), which gives rise to MEVPFEFLHGRPCAPPCLARPSRSAGDSEASSASRLACEPLQKFSLDLCAATFVLDGGLLLQIGAHAAKLRKSQGGLSLSASARPPSHALLAETHRRNRDASSLPPSAGTTQPGGGRGSSQSASCPRAFAFVEFFSATSSAADSGDDGRGGKGGVWVQTGSHSFDLLAFLFDCVDILGEKSAAAQGIRHAMTSLAKIEQLQARGARTGGRGIDDGEGFVRLYVRLSRGRLCGFLKVGKKTLWVGTATGMEKINPVSLLDFYVVESCQREGHGGALFACMLANERLAAAALAYDRPSPKLFAFLDKHYGLRNYVPQANNFVVFDRYFDLGTHQTSATDAQRARSFHETGARRNGDPMRGRRETQPRETQLVAADARRPMTTFPSGCRLASARLSSPRREIGAASLRSAAGGRRLGDFSPVLSAAERSDSRALSREASFHRVLPSLHSAAPKAAERDDRLEALAGLPSAASSAARSRHLTSGGVAASLNPRTERPPSRLAFSRGADRGTAEGRGAREEADDSARHSRLSLTSFERGTHDARGWDEGAATERQGSRLLSAAEGSTELPRPAGGGSERSSWEDAGGRKQTLLRTLPGLAVPKASRPAYPAFPEKSFSESRFGGESCPAFPRERDEERGAVFAGSYSQPQTAQRTHQDDVHRTESERQTARARLSSLCASSQHASRLPAFQSPSGPPSAASSVSSSAGAAPMTRIVPRDAVRGRSSYDAPLGGASKFAPCDAQTGWSARAEGSRAGELDSAARLAADTSGRDAKQTRAASGGAHLRSLQVASALEGL